TTCtcctgttcctctgcatgaatgccttagtagattttgagcagtgtttagggtcgttgtcttgttgaaagatccagccctgcacaacttcaactttgtcactgattcatgaacattgttctcaagaatctgctgatattgactggaatccatgtgaccctcaactttaacaagattcccagtacctgcactggccacacagccacacagcatgatggaaccacctccaaattttactgtaggtagcaagtgtttttcttagaatgctgtgttctttttcagccatgcatacagccccttgttatatccaaataactcaattttagtttcatcagtccacagcaccttattccaaaatgaagctggcttgtccaaatgtgctttagcatacctcaagcgactctgtttgtggtgtgtatgcagaaaaggcttcctctgcattactctctcatccagcatctccttgtgcaaagtgtgctgtatagttgaacgatgcacagagacactatctgcagcaagatcatgttgtaggtctttggagcaggtctgtagggTGACTGACTGttatcaccatccttcgcttcaacttatctgagattttttcttggcctgccacttcggcccttaactagtactgtgcctgcggtcatccatttcctcactatgttcctcacagtggaaactgacagctgaaatctctgagatagctttttgtatccttcctcttAACCATGATGTTAAACTTTGTTTTcagaagcaaaaaagaaagagaccCGTACAGCCAGTCAGCTCCCAAGCAAACCTTTAATGCAGCACCAAAAGAAAGTGTGACGTTTCGGGCCTTGCCCTTCTTCAGACATAATTATCATGTCAGGATGCACCTGTATATAAACGCACAATGATTAGCAACATGTGTTGCCAATCATTCTTACCCTCTACACACAATCAAACAGGGTACATGCTGAATTAATGTTCCACTTCAATACCATTAAAATATCTATTGCATATGAAaaaagacaaatttcactgcagtTTAAATCCAATAAATTACATGACAAAAAACACCAATTTAATACTTAAAAAGTCTATTACCTTTGAAAGGGCCCTAATCCATTGCCAAATGGGCCAGAACTACCTATAGGCAAAATTTATAACACTCTACACCATTTAAAAATGACATGATTAAATTATTTAATAAATTCATATATTTTGACTAAAAATGGATATCTCTATAATTCCATAAAACTCAATTAAGTCCATAAAAGGCATGATAATAAAGAATGAAGAGTGGACCTAAGCCACTAAGTAGTTGTGGCCATGCCATTGTGCCCAATGTAATTTTACATATACAACTCAATCATTTTTACATCCCAGAACTGGCAAAGTCTTTAAAATTCGTGGCACTATTTCATGCAACACTGCTAATGTTATTTACATGTTAAATTGCCCTTGTGGCCTAGCCTATACTGGCAAGACAACAAGACCTCTTAAAATTAGAATATCAGAACACAGATCTAATATTCGGAAAAAAGATAAGAAAAGTTCAGTGGCCATTCATTTCACACAGGCTCAACATAATGTAAGTACATTGAGATTTATTGGGATAGAACAAGTAAAATTGACGAACCGTGGTGGTGATATTAATCAAAATTTACTTAAAAGAGAAAGTTATTGGATCTACACGCTGGACACTCTCAATCCTAAAGGACTTAATGAGGATTTTGACATCAGACCTTTTTTGTGATTCTTTTTTGTAGCTTTGTCATCATGAATATTTATGTAGTTGTTTTTATGCGATCTTTTCCCTGTTGTCTATTTCTATGTTTATATCGATTCAATTCTAGTATTGTGTTGTTTGCACTATTTGGATGCACCTGTTTGCTTTTTCTTTTGGCTTGTACCTtctttttggtttatttattattagttGTCCACAGTATTCTAGGATGGTGTACACCTGATGCTCACATTGTAAAAGGCATACAACatgtcagttttgtttgtttgatgctgTGGTACTATGCAGAGGGATTGATCGGTTAGTGGCTTAGGTCCACTCTTCATTCTTTATTATCATGCCTTTTATGGACTTAATTGAGTTTTATGGAATTATAGAGATATCCATTTTTAATCGAAATGTATGAATTTATTAAATAATTTAATCATGTCATTTTTAAATGGTGTAGAGTGTTATACATTTTGCCTATAGGTAGTTCTGGCCCATTTGGCAATGGATTAGGGCCCTTTCAAAGGTAATAGACTTTTTAAGTATTAAATTGGCGTTTTTTGTCATGTAATTTATTGGATTTAAaccgcagtgaaatttgtcttttTTTCATATGCAATAGATATTTTAATGGTATTGAAGTGGAACATTGATTCAGCATGTACCCTGTTTGATTGTGTGTAGAGGGTAAGAATGATTGGCAACACATGTTGCTAATCATTGTGCGTTTATATACAGGTGCATCCTGACATGATAATTATGTCTGAagaagggcgaggcccgaaacgtcacacTTTCTTTTGGTGCTGCATTAAAGGTTTGCTTGGGAGCTGACTGGCTGTGCGggtctctttcttttttgcttttgatgctatTTTTTGACCCTGCACGCCAATATAGTTTGTGATGTGCGTGTCATTTCATGaaatttgttttcaggtcatatgagagttgtttagaggctcccatgttgccactcattagaagagatgcaaagaggggaaacatttgcaaatggccaccttaaatatcctttcatatgattggattcacctgtgtaaagaggtcaagggtcattgagcttacaaaccaattttgtgttccaataattagtgctaaatatattaaaatcaataaaatgacaagggtggccaaatttatgcacctgcccaattttgtttaaataattattgcacactttctgtaaatactagaaacgtcattttacttttcaaatatcagcatgttcatctgctatatgatatatttaactgaaatttctgatccagacaaccaatgatttataaaggaaaatcatgaaaattaccaggggtgcccaaacgtttgcatacaactgtatatgtggccctgtgatagaatggtgtcctgtccagggtgtaccctgcctcacaccctgtgactactgagataggctccagccccctgtgacccttggctGGAGTAGGTGAGTATAGAATATGGATGATGTGAATGAAGTCAAagatacacacacagagtgattTGGACATggtaacccagtctcatggcagtttgtgatggcattaaGAAAAGACAATTAATCTATGAGTTTGTGCCCCCGTCACAAATTTATTTTGTGATGGGGGCAAGAAATGCTGGGTGACCGGTTaggtgggttggggggggggtcctggttAGGGTTGAGGGAAGAGACACTtgcgttatggttatggttagagtatgGAGAAGGGGGGAGGATTATAAAcagtaaaatgaaaaaaacatgTCACAAAAAGCGCCCCACTTTCATAATGGCTTGGataaaaaaagcgtgagactgggctgttaatgtatccatcccctgatgtgtAAAGAAAATGAGgtgtaaaagtgataatttagGATAATTTCATCAAAGGATGCCAATAAGTGTCCATCATACATTTtctatgtatatttttatttctcttcatagaagtatttgttttattgtttctgtTCAATAacttttgaataaaaaaaatcatgatacaaaattggtttgtttgcatttatttctaatccaattttaaaatgtgtacttAAAATATAGGGGTGCTGGTAATTCTCAGCATTACTGTCTTGGTAGATTTTGGGTGGACTGTTACTGTTTGTAACACTGGCATCCATCCATCTAGCCTTCTTTCCTTCCATCCATTCATCTCCAAACATATATTGTGAGTAAAAGTGGCCCTGTTTTGTCTGTCTCAGGTCAGTACTTTGCAAGCACCATGGTGATTGTAGGGATGTCAGTCGTAGCAACAGTTACTGTCCTTCAGTTCCATCACCACAACCCCAATAGTGGGCACATGCCACGCTGGGTAAGTCGGCTTGTTCTTGTGTCTGTGATTTGTGAGTAAAAAACTGTGTACATTTCTCTCCTTTCCTTGTATCAGGGTTTGTGTTTGTCCTTGTTTCGTAGGTGCACTTGGTTCTTCTGCAGTGGGTTCCTTGGTTCCTGCGGATGAAGCGTCCTGGAGAGGGCTCAGATTGTAGTCTTTCCCAAAACCAGACAGAGTCTCAAAGCAAATCCCTCTCCTCTCCAACCACCACTGTCACTACCAGAACCATCCTGACCCCAGTGCCCTCCATCCTCCCCCAGAGCCTCACCTCCATGCGGACCACTCTGTCCCAACTCAGCAATCCTCTGTTACACCCGCAAGCTCATCAGTCAAACTCCCAGACTGTTTTCCTCCCCAAACCCAGCCATGGAGACTCCAGCTCCAATCCACACCCTCAGTCCAACGGTCATCTGCCTTATATGTGCTTCCAGACTGCTGCAGAACTGGAACCAGTCCAGTGGAGGAGAACCATCAGCTACGGGAGGGGAAACGGTGGAGTAGGTGTAGATGTGGGAGACATAGAGGAAGAAGAAGCAGGAGATACTCCTATCCATCTTCACCTCCCACCCAACAAGTTTGGGAGCCCCTCAGAAGAGGCTCCCCTCTCCACAGATCGTGACCCTTCAACCACATCCTCTCCTCCCTTCGCTTTAGAAGACGACACTGGAGGTGGGAGAGCGGCTGCCGTGAACGCCCGCAGCAGTGCACCTCCACCCACAGCTGCAGACAGCCAGCTGCAGGCTTTACTGTCAGAGGTGCAGTTTTTAGTGGAACGTGTACGCGAGCAGGACCGCCAACTGAGCATGGCTGAGCAGTGGCAGTTTGCCGCCACTGTCATCGACCGCCTCTGTCTGGTTGGATTCAGTGTTTTCAACATCATCTGTACCATCGCCATCCTCATGGCTGCACCCAATTTTGGAGAAGCGCTGTCAAAAGATTTTCTCTGAAAGGGCAAAGGTGACACTGTTCAAAACAACGCCGAGAACAATTTGCTGAAAGCACAATTGTCTTGACTGACACTGGGACATAAAACGAGCCGGAGTGACCAGTGGAATATATTGAAATGTTTTCTTGAACGCGACAGTGCAGATGTACATGACGTGAATATGCACCTTCAGACTCACTCATTCTTCTTTTTATTCTTTCATTGATATTCAGGTGATGACTTGAGGGACAATCTGACaaaacaagtgttttttttttattttttttaaacagttgtgGGAATGATAGCATGATAGGGAAAATAATTCATTACCAGATTTAATGTCAGCATAAAGGGAAGCAAAAACAATTTGATTTCTTTGCCATCCAAAGATGCAACATGAAGATGCTCAgtagaaaacaaacacacactagCAGACCTTTTGTATGTAAAGTTTTCATCACATAAAACTGACATTAATAAAACTCAATTCAACTCTATTTtctgtaattttattattttataggcAAATTCCTCAGATCCCACAGTTTGGTTACCAATGAAGTGGTTTCTTTACAAAGAGTAAAAAGTTAACATTTTCTCAAGGCTTTCTTTAAATGCTATATTATCCACCTTTGGAGAAGTCACTAGAGTTCACACTAGGACGGTCACTAACCACTATTTTTCCATCAGTTAAAATCTGTTGAGTATTTTGCTTATTACTCCATTAATCTAAACGATTAATTTTCCTCAAAACTGCGGCTTCAGTAGCTACATTCAAATGAAGTGTGTCAAGATTTCTTAGTCTAACGGTTAGTGGCACAGTtttgaatgattaaaaaaaaaaaattctgccacttTTCCGGATCCAGTGTCGCCGACAGAACTcttgcccctaaaaatcggtccccctgccttcactgcaccttcactgtgcatgcatggctccagtcatcatctgtctcagcgacagatatctgaagcttttgttcaacaatcatttccacataaattcagcattatttcataatgaaaGACGGGGCGTGATCAGAGCACGACAGCAacatgtctgagactgactctctgagtctgactctctgcacccaaagtgatcaaagggaataatgtgattattaaacatcagatgacaaagtaaaacctcttaaatcattctaaagtcagttttaagcagaaacgaggcaataatcagtgaatcgctgctgacgctccgaaatgacataAGCACAGCAGCCCGTCAGACTCAgattgtggaaatgattgttgtacaaaagcttcagatatttgtcactgagacagatgatgactggagtgcagttttaagcataaaCGAGATGATAATCGATGAATtgcagctgacactccaaaatgatgctgcgcagtgaaggcagggcggaccgatttttaggggggaccgttcggttggcgacactggGTCACAGTAGCAGAGGAATATCATCGGCCATGCCCTCTGTCCCCTCCTGAAGGATCCCTGGGTGTTTTTAAGCCAGCTGGGACACATTTTGGATAATTTATTACTGATAAATCATTCATTCTCGTGTCTGCTAGTTTCTTCTTTATGTGCATTTTTGCAAAAGGTGCTGTGGGAAGTCAGAAAAAAGTTGTCTTCACATTTCCTAAAGTTGCCTAAGAATGGTAACTGCTGACGCTCACTATTGAAACCACTGATTTAATATTAATAAATGAATAGACAGTTTCTTCTCCATTTCTGGCAGTTCATTATCCAGAATATGGGATAGTTAGTCCATCTCTGCTGCTGCAGCcaagttctttttcttttttaaaaatggagTGAGCCAACAAGTGACCAGAGCTAAAAAACATCACGTCACCTCACACATGCAGTAATGCAGCAATGACGTTGTGGCATTTAGTCAGAACATTTATTTGAACTGAAGGAAACTGAAAGAGGTaaattcataataaaaaaaaacccgacACATTGATTAAAACTATAAACTATTGATGTTAACGCattttcagcatcaatgtaattaatTACATCAACTAATTGCTAGccctataggggaggtgatggtctagtggttaaggtgttgggcttgagaccagaagatcctcggttcaaatcccagcctgactggaaaatcactaagggcccttgggcaaggtctttaatcccctattgctcccggtgtgtagtgcgcgcctggggtgaatgtgaggcataatttctaaagcgctttgagcgtctgatacagatggaaacgcacaatgtaaatgcagtccatttacctatatctctctctctctctctcacacacacacacacacacacacacacacacacacacacacacacacacacacacacacacacacaccgatgtcactgtgctgccatccaaggagTTCAATTGCATAATTGGGAATCGAATCAGTGGTTCACATTCAGGTTGGaacgactaatgaaaatcattaatcAACTTTGTCGGGTACAATTAATCACTGACTAGCTGACTAGTTggtgactaaatttgacattgaatgaattaagccaattttgaatcttcatggtgaaactcaaatgtaacttttttaaacaaatataaGAACAAAATCATCAATACAAAAAATAGACCTTGCCATGCAAAAGTATTCggtcccttggtatttcacacattttaatttgttcatgccatttcaaatgccaaaaataaatcagggttctcaatataaaaatgtctaaaatgatctaccctaaactcaaactcaaagcaaatctctgcaatctttggctgtgattggagaaattgtgcatagtgcatgttttgcattttgtattcccagttatacagcctcatgatgaagtggtgtaggggaggattttcttaaaaacaagacctaaaagttcagctacaatttgccagaaggtacatctgagatgcaaacctagatttgatgttttagtgaaagaaaacctttctctgctccacttcatcatgaagctggagcatgatacaaaatgcaaaccatGCACTGACTAATAAAAAATAGTCGTCTTGTCGGATGTTAGCTAGTTGCAGTCAACTATTACGACTGGTCGTCCCATCCCTAGTTCACATTGAGTATAAATTCTGTCAAGCTCAGAGTAGAATCCTGGACAAAGTCCTCTTGTTTCTGGTGATGGGCGACATGAATGTGTACTCTTTCAGTCTTTTGTCATAAAGTGGACCATTTTTGTCCTTCTGTGATGCTATTATTAAAGCTCAGACAGAACCTGTGATGCAGAAACAAGGACTGTCAGTTCAGGCTATTTTTAAAGTCATAATGGAGAAACTCAGACATGCACTGACTGAAGACAGCAGGTGGTAGCAGTGTGGGACACCTGGAAACGTCCACAAAGCTCTAAACTCTGTAAAACAAACTCTCAAGatatgtatcttatttttctgTTGTCTCGTTCGCCTCCTATACATCAAATGTCAACAAAGGCAGAGAGAGAGGACAACAGGGGTCAACGGAGGAAAAGGGTCAGACAGAGTGAAAGGATGGAGGTAATGATGCATGTAGTCATAAAGAGGGGTTAGAAGAGGCAGAAAGAAATGTGGGGAGGGTGTTATTCAGAGGGATTCACACAGGATGTGCTGAGACAGCAAACTGAGGTCAATAAAATTTTTAACTGATTGCTAATTAATGAAAAATGGAGGGTGGGGGGGtgatgctgctgttgctgctgaacTTACAGGTGACTGGACATATTCCGATTAGATTGTCTTTATTAAAAGGTGACTTGCCAAACATCATCTTGTATCTAATGAATGATAATGACAGTATTGGATTTGACTAATATGTCTTTTGGCAGAGTTATCCTCATACTTCAAATCCCAAAGCTCTTGAGCTGGCAACATTCTCACTCTGAGTGCATGAGATTGCACAGACTGTGCAGTTCCACATCTTACTGAGTGCCTTTATTTCAGAGCGCTGAGATGTGATACTGCACAATAAATCCTGCTCCTCCTGCAGTGACTCACTCACCCACCTGCTCTGTATCCACAGCTCCAGCAGATCTGTTTGCTCAGACAGCAGGCAAACTCCTGGAGCAAAGGAGGGAAGTGCAGTGAGCAggacagcagggggcagacaagCATGACTTTGGTGTCAGGAAGCCTCTGCAGTCTGGGCTGCAGTTGACACACAAATTTGCACACCTCACAAAAATACAGacccactcacacaaaacaaaTTAAGGACCCTGCTGCAGCTCTGACGAGCTGTGATGTGTTTTAAAGCAAGTAACAATTTTGCTGCGAATGGAGTTTCTGTGATGGACAATGCACTTCAGTTTCTTTAGAACCTTTTTTGAATGAAAACTACCATCTAGTGGGTTCAGAACAAACACCAAATCCTTCATGAGGTTTTGTTTGGCCATCACTACCTCATTGAGGAATGTTATGCAAGGTCTGTTTGGGGCATTTTGTCATGTGTAACTGGTCAACATTTTATTTAATACTGATTTGTTACTGTGTGTTGCCATTTTTGTCAGATTTTCCAAGATAAAGTAAAATTTCATTTTTCATTACAATACAGCTGTTTTCAACTTAATTTTCCAGAGCACCTTACATGCACCTGGTCTCTTTCCTttgaaatattgtttttttttttagccactgAGCTCAAGACTTAAGAAACTACAGAAACATCTGACATGGCctcaatgttgtagctgatgttccctcacaatccaAGTGATATTTCTCCCTAAGTAATCAGTCATTTGACATAAAATCATTTAAACTACACAATCCTCCAAAGAgaactagtaccaaagacatgcagtcatggccttaggtcactggttagagatCTGTGATCTATCTACATATACTAAATAAAGCTATTACCAAGATAGACTCCAACACTGAAATTTTATACATTAGTGTTTAACATTTAACCTGTCACCAGCATcatcttactttttttttttttagttctttaCATCTTAAGCTAGACATCAAAATTTGCGTCATCAGGATCAAGACAACACAAACTTGGCAGCATGTGAAAAATAGGTTGTCATCAAATTTCCAGATGGTGCTCActgacaacactgacatcagcatTACGAATGAACACATTTGCTTATGAGGCTCATCTCAGTGAAAAAGTAAGAAATCTTGGTGTGATATTTGAGCGTTTTTTTCCTTTCACTTGCATATTTGAGAAATTACGTGGTGGCACTGGTTCATGTGATGGACTGTCCTGGAACTGATTATCATAATCAGTGTTTAATATAATGGTCTTGAAACTGTGCAAAATTCAGctgctgggggaaaaaaaaaaaaaaaaatcaagaaatttGATATTTCACCAATATTAACTTTAGGTAATTATTTACTTGTAAATCTGAGATAACATTTGAATGTTTTGTTGCCAATATCGGCATTGCACTTTCTTACTTCACAGAGGTTGTTGAGCTGTACGTATCGTGCAGTGCTTTGCATTCATAATATGTAGTTTCACTGTCCTAAAGGTGTAAAGGTAGTCAGCAGGCCAACCCTGCTTTTCATATTACGgtattttttttctctgaaaTGATCTATCTGCTGAAATTAGCAAATTAAGTTCTGCTGGATCTTTTAAACCAAGATTTAAATCACATCTTTACTCTGATTTTTACATATTAAAAACACTGATGTCTGGTCACTTCATATCTGGCATGGCCACTGTTATGTTTTTGTCTccctttttaaaattaaaattcagACATTCTAAGATAATACTGAACCCTTCCAACAGTCAATAGATATTAATTAGTTGGGGCAAACACTAAATGCAGGTCAGTATGGAGCTGCCACTTGACTGCATGCTGGATAATTACCTCACAGATCTCATTAAACAGAGGACAGAGGTAGAATGAAAACCCACACGGGTTGATAAACAAGGAACAACTGTGACAAATTCACCTTTACAGGGGGATCTTAAGTCATCTCAAGGATTTTAAGTTTCACCTTTGCTTTCTGCCTTCATAGTTTTAACAATTGAATTTCACACATAATACAAACACAGCATTAAAAAGTAAACTCTGCATCaataaatcaatttatttatttaaaagaataTGTTACAATTTATTACAGTGAGTGATGTAACCAAAGCTTACATTTCCATGTCAAACAAGCAGCACTTTGTCTCCATCCTGTTTTCTTAGCATGAATAAGCCaaatgttaaccagtttaaaagaGAGAGTAACGCCTAATTCAATATTCAATCTTACTGAAAAAATGTATATAAGTGAATCTTATCTTTCTGCATTTCTGTGTGCTGGTCAGTccagaaaacatttttaaaaaatcttaTAAATTGCACATTCAGTCTCTCAATACAAAGCTCAAGACAATTAAGCTTCTTTCAGACATATAGCATGATTTTCTGTCGTTTATTAATCCCCAAAAATGGCTTT
The Thalassophryne amazonica chromosome 7, fThaAma1.1, whole genome shotgun sequence genome window above contains:
- the LOC117514339 gene encoding neuronal acetylcholine receptor subunit alpha-7-like, encoding MWQSVALWLLVLADVLRVSMQGPHQRFLLRELLRDYNPMERPVANDSQPLTVHFSFTLMQVMDVDEKNQILTTNAWLQMQWYDHYLQWNQTEYPGVKNLRFTPDQVWTPDILLYNSAHDKFDATFKTNVLVNSSGFCEYLPPGIFVSTCSVDVRWFPFDIQRCELKFGSWTFDGWLLDLQMKEADVSGYMPNGEWDLLGVPGDRHEVFYDCCAEPYPDVTFVVTLRRRTLFYALNLLIPCVLLSSMTLLVFLLPANSGEKISLGITVLLSLTVFMLMVAEIMPTTSDSVPLIGQYFASTMVIVGMSVVATVTVLQFHHHNPNSGHMPRWVHLVLLQWVPWFLRMKRPGEGSDCSLSQNQTESQSKSLSSPTTTVTTRTILTPVPSILPQSLTSMRTTLSQLSNPLLHPQAHQSNSQTVFLPKPSHGDSSSNPHPQSNGHLPYMCFQTAAELEPVQWRRTISYGRGNGGVGVDVGDIEEEEAGDTPIHLHLPPNKFGSPSEEAPLSTDRDPSTTSSPPFALEDDTGGGRAAAVNARSSAPPPTAADSQLQALLSEVQFLVERVREQDRQLSMAEQWQFAATVIDRLCLVGFSVFNIICTIAILMAAPNFGEALSKDFL